A stretch of DNA from Chiloscyllium plagiosum isolate BGI_BamShark_2017 chromosome 29, ASM401019v2, whole genome shotgun sequence:
TACTCCCTGTATTTAAGAAACGATTCACAACAGATTTGACTATTAAAGGATGATTTACATtatattgtttctggagatgattgGGTCACTACATTGTGTGGCATGTGACAGTGGGGGAGAAGctggggttgtcttgtgggcattactgactgtgatgtgaAGATtctgtataaaggaaggactgtttcctttgttcagagaaacTTTCGACACACTTCACAAGCATGGCAAAGAGTGTGAAGAATTTCTCAAAGGTTTGTACTGtatttgcttaataaaatttgATTGTTGTTCTCAGaagttggcatattgcagttgcattAAGTGCCTAAGAATCTCAGAAAAAAATAACTTAACAGGTTCAGCTGGCAAATGATCACCGAATAACTATCCATTTTGAAAAGCCTCAAGAAGGGAGATAAGAGAGTCTGGTAACACCATGAATCTACGGAGAACCAGAGGTGAGCCACAAGCCTGTCCATCTCTTTGTTGTTCAGTGATATGATTAGCTTACTTGGAAATACACTGAAATTGCTGAGCGTGGCAATACTTCCTTCAGGTTAAAGACCATCAACAGTTACACAGTGTCAGGTAAATTGCTGAGGCAAGCTTGAACTGTATAAGTTACTGTACCAGAGAGCCAAGTGCGAAGGGATAACTTTCACTGCTGACCAATAGCAAACAAGGTGGGGGTGCAGATGTGCATGTGCGCCCTAAGTTTTAACTGTATAAGTTAAGACATTCTGAAGCTTTTTGTGTGTCTTATTGAAGAAATGaagctgtactgaaaacaaagctACAATAAAGACAACCTGAAACCACCCCTCCACTTGGACTCTTATTGGAAACTATGAGATCTAACAATGTCTTAAGCACTGTCCATTCTGATGTTATTCATGTACACTCACATGGACAACAGCTTCAGAATCCCCAAAGCAGTAAGATGCACAATCTCCCACCCAATTTCTGTCACAGTGTCACTCACATTGGTGTAACTTGTTGCTATCTGCAACAAACAGCATTTTGTTTATGATTGGAGCCTGTTCTCATTAGACCCCCTTGTGGTTTTCCTCTCCCACAGCAGACTCTGTAAGTCCTATTGTAGACCGCCACCCTGAAAGAGAGTACCTTATATTGAACAATGGTCCAGAGAGCTCAGACACCATGATGAGCGGGTTATGGTTATTTATACAACATCCCTCAAAGGGGGATAATTCTTCTCTATGTTTACCCTGTCAATTCCCCATAGAATTTTATATGGTTCAATTAGGCCACCTCCCATGTTTCTCAATGTCAATCAGTTAAAACCAAACCAGCTCAACATTTCCTCATTCATTCCACGAATCTGCCTGGtgatccttctctgaactgtctctaacGCTGGTACATCATTTTTATATAAAGAGACAAAACAGTACATTACTCTGGATATGGTTGCACCCATTCCCTATGCCATACGATTAATGCTCCCTTACTTCAGCAGGAGCAGATGGTGGTGTCGTGGTCATGTCACTAGGGGTTAGAATCCTAAGGCGCAGGCTAAGGTCCTGGCGACAGGAGTTCAAATTTCATCCTTAGTCTGAATTCAGTTCAGCAATTCTTAAAAAACATATTCATGTtgtggaatgtggacatcactggctggtcagcctttattgctcatcccttgttgccctgtcTGGGATATTAACCCAGGAATAAAAGCTGCTAATTGCTGAGAATCACACAGTAGCATTCTGGCCATTGATAAATCTGTACTAGTCCCAATATAACTGATGCCAAACTAACACTAAAATCCATACCCTCTGTTATTCAACGTTGGGGTGGGGGACAATGTCTTTATGGAATAATAGAAGCCTCCTACTAGTAGAAAATACCACTTGCAAATCTGCCCCCCTGTAGCAGCATGGAATGGTGTGTTAAACCTGTTTTCCAAATTACCCAGGAGCTTTGAGAACCTGTCGCACTCTTGCTTTCTCCATAACAATGACGCAGCCGGAGTCAATTTGCCAATtgtttgaaatattgcatttgtccTGGTGAGTGTTAGAAGAAAATCTTCAAAAAAACCACATCTCTCATTTCAGTAAGATTTAACTTCTGTATGACAACAGAACATGTATTTGTagataacaaaacagaaattgctggaaaggctcagcaggtctggcagcatccaagaaaagaaaacagagttaacgtttagggtccagtgaccctttctcttGTGTTCTGATggtgccagacccgctgagcttttccagcaatttctgtttttctttctgatttacagtgcctgcagttcttttagtttttataatGTATTTATAGTCTATAGATCCTATTAGAAATTAAAATAAGGAAGATCAAACTAAAATCAAAGTGAGAATGTTTTTTGAATGTTTTGCTTAACTCTCACCTCGGATACAATGAATTCTTAAAATATTCTGTTTCTTTACCTGATATTGCAGAATGTCCTCAGCCCATTTTCTCTGAATAAATTGCATCTGCTCTTCAAGACATCGTCTCCTTATGTTTAGTTTTGTCACCTGCTCCTGTAGAGGTTGCAACTGTTTTCTGAAGCTTTCAATTTCATGCAGTGTGTGTTTAAGTGATTCAGCCCTGGTCTTACTCCAGTTCAGGAGATTTCTCACTTTAGGTTCATAGTGTTTCTCCAGCCATTGCCACTGTTCTCCaaacaaactttgaaattcttcGTTTGTTTGATGACTGTTTGTCAGGGACAGCATATTCCTTTCATTTTTAATACTCTCCAACCGATTAATCATTTGGTTTAATTCTTTCTGATGGCAATGTTTAAGTACAGCCAATTCATCAGCAAGTCTCTGTGCCTCAGATTCCAGTACTTCCTGTTGCGATGTAATTAGGGGCAAGTCCTGTTTATTGATGTGTAGTTCATATTTACAAGTAATTTGAGCTTTAGTGATCTTAAACAAGTTTCTTTTTGTGCACgttatttcttccttgaagtTATCACATTCAATCTCTGTCTTTGATTTAGCTTGGTAAAGTTTCAAGAGTTCAGTCCTAAGGTTACCAATCTCTTTATGCACTGGCTCCTTCATGAAGTTTAATTCTTTCATAAGATTCTCCCTTTCTTCCAGAAGTTCTCCAACACTGTCTATACATTCCTGGAAATGTTTTCCTACTGCTTGCAGTGAATCAACAGTCGTGATAATGTCAGCAGTAGGATCCTCTTGGAAGTCATTCATTGTATTCTGGGATACAAAAGTGAAATAATGAGAttatcttcatagaatccctacagtgcagaaacaggctaatcagcccattgagtctgcactagtcctctgaaaagcatcctttcctggttcactaatgttcttagGGAAGAAAAGcagccatcctcacctggttggcctacatatgactccagacccacagcaaagtggttggttcttaattgccctctgaaatggctgagcaagccattcagttgtaccaatcgctacaaagtctcaaaggaatgaaactggacggATCACCGAGCATTGActtaggcaccagaaaagacaatggcagaaacagcccagtcaaccctgcaaagtcctccttactaacatctaggGGCGCGTGCCAAAATTGAGAACGCTGTCACATagactagtcaagtaacagcctgacttagtcatactcacagactcataccttacaggcaatgtccgagacatcaccatcaccatcaccatccctggatatgtcctgtcccaccggcaggacagacccagcagagatggcagcacagtgggatacagttgggagggagttgccctgggagtcctcatgATGTTTTgtggtttcaggttaaacattggcaaggaaacctcctgctaattaccacataccatcctccctcagctgatgaatcggtactcctccatgctgaacaacacttagaggaagcactgagggtggtaaggacacaaaatgtcctctgggtgggggatttcaatgtccaccaccaagagtggctcagcagcagcattactgatcgagctagttgggtcctaaaggacatagttgctagactgggtctgcagctgagtggccctggcagaacccaaattgggtgtcactgagcaggttattgctgagcaggtgctgcttgatagtgttgatgacaccttccatcactttcctgatgatcgagaatagactgatggggcggcaACTGGTTGGTTAGATTTATCCCGGCTTTTATATTAAcacaaaacatagaaaagtacagcacagaacaggcccttaggcccacgatgttgtgccgaggattaatcctaatgtaaaatataataacaaccTACACtttcctcaactcactgctatccatgtgcatgtccagcagtcgcttaaatgtccctaatgactctgcttctaccaccacagctagcaacgcattccatgcattcacaactttctgcgtaaagaacctacctctgatgtctcctctatacctttctcctaatacctTACAACTATGACCCTCGTACCAGTCAACCCTGCCCTGGGGTAAAGTCTCtgcctattgactctatctattcctctcattatcttgtatacctaaGGACATacctggcaattttccacattgtcagtcaaatgccagtgttgtaactgtcctggaagagcttggctagcgAAGCagcaagttatggagcacaagtcttcagtattattgcccgaatgttgtcaaggccgtagcctttgcagaatccagtgcctccaactgattATCCaataaaatactccccacccgtgccATTTagataatcgaggctcctctgtactGGCCACTCAGTGgcacccacttcccatgaatgaataaatttttaaaaatccagtgggtggcacggtggcacagtggttagcactgttgcctcacagcgctagagacccgggttcaattcccgcctcaggcgactgactgtgtggagtttgcacattctccccgtatctgcgtgagcaccctccgggtgctccggtttcctcccacagtccaaagatgtgcagggtcaggtgaattggccatgctaaattgcccgtagtgttgggtaaggggtaaatgtaagggtatgggtgggtttcgctttggcgggtcggtgtggacctattgggccatagggcctgtttccacactgtaatctaatctaatctaat
This window harbors:
- the LOC122564571 gene encoding syncoilin-like isoform X1 translates to MEAVWGSHKNTMNDFQEDPTADIITTVDSLQAVGKHFQECIDSVGELLEERENLMKELNFMKEPVHKEIGNLRTELLKLYQAKSKTEIECDNFKEEITCTKRNLFKITKAQITCKYELHINKQDLPLITSQQEVLESEAQRLADELAVLKHCHQKELNQMINRLESIKNERNMLSLTNSHQTNEEFQSLFGEQWQWLEKHYEPKVRNLLNWSKTRAESLKHTLHEIESFRKQLQPLQEQVTKLNIRRRCLEEQMQFIQRKWAEDILQYQEQKRQLQEKVSLLKTELGVQKQKNNNIKHLKESLSEELFVYKECLTEFGTFTESSNKLDLKNSKFQENP
- the LOC122564571 gene encoding uncharacterized protein LOC122564571 isoform X2 — encoded protein: MEAVWGSHKNTMNDFQEDPTADIITTVDSLQAVGKHFQECIDSVGELLEERENLMKELNFMKEPVHKEIGNLRTELLKLYQAKSKTEIECDNFKEEITCTKRNLFKITKAQITCKYELHINKQDLPLITSQQEVLESEAQRLADELAVLKHCHQKELNQMINRLESIKNERNMLSLTNSHQTNEEFQSLFGEQWQWLEKHYEPKVRNLLNWSKTRAESLKHTLHEIESFRKQLQPLQEQVTKLNIRRRCLEEQMQFIQRKWAEDILQYQNITVD